From a single Bacillota bacterium genomic region:
- a CDS encoding DNA double-strand break repair nuclease NurA: protein MLNWSKVARQIDELAASQVSGLADWKRRLGQALVDLESAEVNLARLVDKVRQSQTSWLVAEPVESLVRAYLPLPRPPQVTVAATDGSQIAPDHHEVVLCYLLNIGRVMLHYGTGEPPVLESVPYLGYLEDDLYQETNGRKVLVQGDLLAIRRTLFEWEHLVELSRRAKERDLPTVALIDGTLIQWVLEGKAEGVQQYFLQRYLALFEQMHTLEVPPVGYLSGTRSTDVVNLLRVYRCPQAVADCDHCAFRRSLELAPCGELEGLTDAALFKHRMLPGQRTGLFFSQSKVLQQYGRHRVAFFYVHVGHEIARVELPAWAALNPDLVELVHTVIVDQTQKGQGYPVALAEAHEQAVIKGADRETFYHLLTEALVRRGVTAAVSRKSWRKRSGLI, encoded by the coding sequence GGTAAATCTGGCGCGCCTGGTGGATAAGGTTAGGCAGAGTCAGACTTCCTGGTTAGTGGCCGAGCCGGTGGAATCACTGGTACGGGCTTATCTACCGCTCCCACGGCCTCCTCAGGTCACGGTTGCGGCCACTGATGGTTCCCAGATTGCCCCTGACCATCACGAAGTGGTTCTGTGCTACCTGTTGAATATCGGGCGAGTCATGCTGCACTACGGGACCGGCGAGCCACCCGTCCTGGAAAGTGTCCCCTACCTCGGTTACCTGGAAGATGACCTCTATCAGGAGACCAATGGACGCAAGGTCCTGGTACAAGGAGATTTGCTGGCCATCCGGCGGACGCTTTTCGAGTGGGAGCACCTGGTGGAATTGAGTCGGCGGGCTAAAGAACGCGACTTACCGACTGTCGCCCTGATTGATGGCACCTTGATCCAGTGGGTCCTGGAGGGGAAGGCCGAGGGGGTTCAGCAATACTTTTTGCAGCGTTATCTGGCACTGTTTGAGCAAATGCATACCTTGGAAGTGCCACCCGTCGGCTACCTGAGTGGCACCCGCAGCACGGACGTGGTCAATCTTTTGCGGGTTTACCGCTGTCCGCAGGCGGTGGCTGATTGCGACCACTGCGCCTTTCGTCGTTCCCTGGAGCTTGCCCCGTGTGGTGAACTGGAGGGGTTGACTGACGCGGCTCTGTTTAAGCATCGAATGCTGCCAGGACAACGCACCGGTCTCTTTTTCAGTCAGTCCAAAGTCCTGCAGCAGTATGGTCGGCACCGGGTCGCCTTTTTCTACGTGCACGTCGGCCATGAGATCGCCCGGGTTGAATTGCCGGCCTGGGCGGCCCTAAACCCTGACCTGGTGGAACTGGTCCACACAGTGATTGTTGATCAGACCCAAAAAGGGCAGGGCTATCCGGTAGCGCTGGCAGAGGCGCACGAGCAGGCGGTGATTAAGGGGGCTGACCGCGAGACCTTCTACCACTTGCTGACTGAGGCCTTGGTACGGCGGGGAGTTACCGCGGCGGTCAGCCGCAAGAGTTGGCGGAAAAGGAGTGGGTTGATTTGA